The following DNA comes from Simkania negevensis Z.
TCGCATCTAGGTAACATTTTTGAGCAAAATCCCAATGAATCACATCTTTAAATTGCTCGATAAATCGAGGACGTTCATTGCGATAATCAATATAATAAGCGTGTTCCCACACATCTAAAGTGAGAATGGGAGTTTTGTTGTGTTTTAATGGGGTATCAGCGTTACTAAGAGCCATGATTTCGAGCTTTCCTTGACCATCACTTGCAAGCCAAGCCCAGCCTGATCCAAAAAGGGTCGCAGCAGCATCTGAGAATTGCTTCATGAAAGGCTCTAACCCGCCAAAATCTCTCTCAATGGCTTCTTTAAGTTCTCCTTTAGGTTGCCCTCCCCCATTAGGAGACATGCAATGCCAGAAAAAGGTGTGATTCCAAGCTTGAGCAGCATTATTAAACACCCCACCCGAAGACTGGACAACCACTTCTTCTAATGAAAGCTGCGCTTCTTTTTTCCCTTCAACAAGTCCATTGAGCTTGTTGAAATAAGCAGCATGGTGTTTGTTGTAGTGATAATGCATTTGCTCTTCAGAGACAAAAGGAGCAAGCGCAGATAAGTCATAAGGTAGATCAGGTTGTTTGAATGCCATTTGAATACACCTTGGTAACAGGATTTAAAACGAACTTTTAAGTGTACGAAAAAAATGATTTTAGCTCTACGTAAAATCGAGATTAGATCACGGAGGGCAGGTTGCGCCCTCCCTTTAACTAAGGCAAAATGCGACTAGCCGCTCTTTGTTGTTTGCACCACATAATGCAAACCAGCAAGATCTCCACTTTGAAAAATTTTCCCTTCGAGCTCTGGAAGCATAGATTTTCCATTATCGCACCTCATTTGCATCTGGCTCACTTGATCTAAAGAAAGGATGTATACTATGCCATCTTCAAGTTGAGTTGGATCAAAATGATCAGAATCAAAGAGGTATACAATTTTATTCTCAATACCACTCTCAAGCATCTGACGAATAACCTTGTCAACGTAAGGAACGCAGTTATAATTCTTGCACACTTCACGGTTAAATGCCGTAAAATGCTCCCGATGAGCTGGAAGAAATATTTGCTGCATGATTTTAGAATATGAATCATATGTATTCGAGCGGTCAGTTTTAACCGTCGGTATGGTTCTTCGGGCATGCTGGATAGGTCTACACCGAGAAAAGAGGTTTGCCAACGATGAAGAAAAAGTGACTTTATGATCGCGTTCTTCATAACAAAACCTTTTGTTTGCTGAAATGGCTTCACTGATACTTTGATCTCCTGTAACTAAAACTTCTTCCTCTGAAGATTGCCACAATATAAGGAGATCTCGATGATTAAAGTCTCCAACACAGCATCTGACAATTCTCCCTACTCCACCAATCGAAATAGATCGTTCTTTTTTTTCATCAGAAATGATCAATGTTTGCACATGATTCATTCGACAAATCTCTTCTAGTGTTCTTTTATTTTTGTCCACGTCGAAGCGAGGAAGAGTAAAAACAAGCATTTCATCGCTTTGGTTTGTTTTAAGAAGCGCATCTACAAACCCCAGCCGCAACGTATCATCACTTGAATAACCGACATAGAGACCACAACTTTTGGCAAAAGCTTCTAAGGATAGATCACCAACAACCCTCAATCGCATTTCAGAAGAGATCTCATTCAAACGTTCCATTCGTTGAGCTCTTGACGTGAGTAAGTGTTGCTTTTCCCAGTCATGCTCAATGAAAATCCCAGCTTTATCCGGACCTAAACCAAGCCCAACTGAAAGATAAAAAGGCTCGAGAACTGGAATCCTATCAGGATCAAATCCATATTCAAAAAGAGAGAGAGTTTTAATCCCTTTTCGACGCAGATGATAAAAAGCATCTCCACACCCCGTTGAAGGAGCAATCACTTGAAGTGCCAAATCAGAAACTTCCTCTAGTTCTGGATCGCCTCTAAAATGCCAGAGTCGCGGCTTCAAAAGAGGCCCAATTGCAAAGTGATACTGATGAAAGTTTTGACATCTTTCTAAGTTAGGTGCTCGAATTTCAACTTGCCTATCCTCCAGAGTCCCAGCTTGAACAAGGCTTTGAGCGCATTTAAAAGCGCAGCTGATATCCCCTAAATTGTCTTGGGGATTGGTTGTAAAAAGAATTTTTTGAGTTGAAGCTATTGCTGAACTTGCCATTTTTCCCTCCTGGAAGTCAATAACGACAAAAAAAATAACTCATATTAAAGTTTTTGTCTCCATAATTTACATAAAATTGAATTTCAGGTATCTTTATTACTCAATGAATGCAATTTTTTTAAAAAATTACTCTCTTTCTGGAGCCCTTTTTTTTGAGGGATTTACAGAACATAAAGACGCTTTTTTTAAAGAAAAAGAGTGGAACTGCCACGCCATCACACATCTAGTCCTTTCACTTCTCGATATCTTCCCCCTTTTCTATTTTCTCGAAGGCCTTCTCTCGCTATTTTTTACTGCAGCACCAAAAGAATCTCCCCCGATCGCACCTGAAAGAGTTTCACTTAAAAAAGGAACTATTTTTGGAACCAAAAACCAATACACTGACGCAAAAAAAGAAGAAGAAAGACAAAGTTGCACTGTTCAAGCCTTGACCTTTCTCAAACACCTTCTCCAAAATGATTTCATAGACGGTCCCATGATCGATCAATGTTTAACAGAAGGACTCCAAGCTTTTACCCTCTTGAGCGAGCGGCTCCATGAAGAAAGGCGCACTCAGGCTCGCGACTACCTAATCAAACAAGGTGCTCCTATAAAAGAGGTCGAAGAGTTTCTACGAGCAAATCCTGGTTCACCCAAAGAATGGCCTCTTATACAATTTTTAGGCCGGTACACCACATTTGACACAACACCTGCTGCGCAGCTCCTTTCAGGGCATTCGGTCTCTTCTAAAGAAGCCTCTCAAACTTTCATAGATGTTCTAAAACAAGTTTCCGATACGGTTGCATCTCTCCCCCCTCAGGAAAAAGAAAGACTCACCTTTTTCGAAGGAATAATCCCTGAGAAGGAAGCAGGGACGGTTCTCACCTGCAACGGCCTGACTATCCTCATTGCAAAAACAAAGGACCAGCATCTGATCTATGATTCTCATAGTAACACAGCGTTGCATCCAGGCAATTCAGCTGCCTATGTTAAAATCCTGGAGACTCCCCAAGAAGTTGGAGTATTTTTAGCCTCCTTCTTCGACTACCGCGTGGGGGGCACTAACCAAGTTGAAATGATGACATTGACCTTGCTCTCACCATGATCGTGGATCATGAGATAAGTCAACGTCATAAGGCTTTCCTTTTACCAGAATCATTCCGGGGTTATCCTGAAGAAATTCTTGAAGCGTTTCGATCGCAATACGACGAAAAGCATTCATGTTGTCATACAGTTCCTTTGGATCCACATAAGGGAAACATTCTGAAAAAAGACCTTTTCGATTAGATTCTTGCACAGCATTAAAAATGGATCCCTCAAAACGAGCAGCTCTAAAAATGTTATGAACTGCATGAAAACCACAGCATAAGTTGTTGTTTTGATTTTTTTCAGTCACTACAGTCTTAACTCGGCAAGTAGGAACAACGACTTTGAGAACAGCTTTCAGTTCCTCTGCCGCCTTTCTGATCATAGTCGTTCCGCCCATCGAA
Coding sequences within:
- a CDS encoding superoxide dismutase gives rise to the protein MAFKQPDLPYDLSALAPFVSEEQMHYHYNKHHAAYFNKLNGLVEGKKEAQLSLEEVVVQSSGGVFNNAAQAWNHTFFWHCMSPNGGGQPKGELKEAIERDFGGLEPFMKQFSDAAATLFGSGWAWLASDGQGKLEIMALSNADTPLKHNKTPILTLDVWEHAYYIDYRNERPRFIEQFKDVIHWDFAQKCYLDAK